A region from the Pseudomonas sp. KU26590 genome encodes:
- a CDS encoding response regulator, protein MSDSPRTILVVEDDNIVRMLIVDVLEELEYNVLEAADAAEALAVLNHAEQTIDLMMTDLGLPDMNGRELALKAREIRADIPVLFASGYADSVEVPQGMHNIGKPFSIDQLRDKVKGILGN, encoded by the coding sequence ATGTCCGATTCACCCCGCACGATTCTGGTGGTCGAAGATGACAACATCGTCCGGATGTTGATTGTCGACGTCCTCGAAGAGCTTGAGTACAACGTGCTGGAAGCAGCCGACGCCGCCGAGGCCCTTGCGGTGCTGAACCACGCTGAACAGACCATCGACCTGATGATGACCGATCTGGGTCTGCCCGACATGAACGGTCGAGAACTCGCCCTCAAGGCGCGGGAGATCCGCGCCGACATTCCGGTACTGTTCGCCAGTGGCTACGCCGATTCCGTTGAGGTGCCCCAGGGCATGCACAACATCGGCAAGCCGTTTTCCATCGACCAGCTACGTGACAAGGTAAAGGGCATTCTTGGCAACTGA
- a CDS encoding response regulator, whose amino-acid sequence MITNSAVDEQRFRKLLSRNVSLPLAVGVLSAAFFVILITYLLSAIQWVEHTDRVINNINRSLKLSVDMETGMRGFLLTGDERFLDPYEVAKPAIGSELKGLEELVADNPDQVDRFKRLAALQSSWNEFAEQMIALRRTGGDYQTPIKERRGKRLADEMRDQYEQAANVEHQLRLTRNTDVTHTTVMSVSVYVAFILMVSGILAWVGRRDMTTLSDTYAANLRAQQLDADRLSHVAWLRNGQSELAEQVIGQLTLNLLGRNVLHFFAQYLGAVVAAVYVRQEHGGLVRVASYGFSREQEQHEQSIYSGEGVVGKAAEQAQIITLDNVPQDYFKVTSGLGQGSPRSVVVVPTSNDDHVNGVIELGFLRELTPRDLEFLELVAQNVGTSIEAARYRQRLQEVLAETQQLNEELQVQQEELRTANEELEEQSRILKESQAHLETQQAELEQTNEQLSEQGKALADQRDALDRNNEELHIAQIELEARADELQRSSKYKSEFLANMSHELRTPLNSSLILAKLLSENPQDNLTAEQVKFAESIYSAGNDLLNLINDILDISKVEAGKLDMRPENSSVSRLVEGLRMTFEPLAGEKKLAFSVEIQSGTPVSLYTDRQRLEQILKNLLSNAVKFTESGAVSLTVSRQPGEGVAFTVRDSGIGIADEQQESIFEAFRQADGTTNRRYGGTGLGLSISRDLARLLGGSISVTSAPGQGSIFTLVVPEEYVEQEPSQYADAPVVAVQPTPVAARIAPPAPVAAKAAPPAAPIPRFADDREKAPFSKRCILVIEDEVRFAQILYDLAHELGYNCLVAHAADEGFDLASSFVPDAVLLDMRLPDHSGLTVLQRLKELPSTRHIPVHVISVEDRQEAALQMGAIGYAVKPTTREELKDVFARLEAKLTQKVKRILLVEDDALQRDSIARLIGDDDIEITAVGFAQDALDLLRDNAYDCMIIDLKLPDMLGNELLKRMSTDEICAFPPVIVYTGRNLTRDEEAELLKYSRTIIIKGARSPERLLDEVTLFLHKVESQLSNERQKMLKTARSRDRVFEGRKILVVDDDVRNIFALTSALEHKGAIVEVGRNGLEAIEKLNTVDDIDLVLMDVMMPEMDGYEATIEIRKNPRWRKLPIIAVTAKAMKDDQDRCLQAGSNDYLAKPIDLDRLFSLIRVWLPKMERI is encoded by the coding sequence ATGATCACCAACTCTGCAGTCGATGAGCAACGTTTCCGCAAACTGTTAAGCCGCAACGTCAGTTTACCGCTGGCCGTCGGCGTGCTGAGTGCGGCCTTCTTCGTCATTCTTATTACCTACCTGTTGTCGGCGATCCAGTGGGTCGAACACACCGACCGGGTCATCAACAATATAAACCGCTCCCTCAAGCTGTCGGTGGACATGGAAACCGGCATGCGCGGCTTCCTGCTGACCGGCGATGAGCGTTTTCTCGACCCCTACGAAGTGGCCAAGCCGGCCATTGGCAGCGAGCTTAAAGGGCTTGAAGAGCTGGTCGCCGACAATCCGGATCAGGTCGATCGCTTCAAGCGGCTGGCGGCACTGCAGTCGTCGTGGAACGAGTTCGCCGAGCAGATGATCGCCCTGCGGCGCACCGGTGGCGACTACCAGACGCCGATCAAGGAGCGTCGCGGCAAGCGCTTGGCCGACGAGATGCGCGATCAATATGAGCAGGCGGCCAACGTCGAGCATCAGCTGCGTCTGACCCGCAACACCGACGTGACCCACACCACTGTGATGTCGGTCTCGGTGTACGTCGCGTTCATTCTGATGGTCAGCGGCATTCTTGCCTGGGTCGGGCGTCGGGACATGACCACGCTGTCCGACACCTACGCCGCCAACCTCAGGGCGCAACAGCTGGACGCCGATCGTTTGTCCCACGTCGCCTGGCTGCGCAATGGCCAGAGCGAACTGGCCGAGCAGGTCATCGGCCAGCTCACCCTTAATCTGCTGGGCCGCAACGTGCTGCATTTCTTCGCCCAGTACCTGGGTGCGGTGGTGGCGGCGGTGTACGTGCGCCAGGAGCACGGCGGTCTGGTGCGCGTGGCGTCCTATGGTTTCTCCCGCGAGCAGGAACAGCACGAGCAGTCGATCTACAGCGGTGAAGGCGTGGTCGGCAAGGCGGCCGAGCAGGCTCAGATCATCACCCTGGACAACGTCCCTCAGGATTACTTCAAAGTCACCTCTGGTCTGGGTCAGGGCTCGCCGCGCAGCGTCGTGGTGGTGCCGACCAGCAACGATGACCACGTCAACGGCGTGATCGAGCTGGGCTTCCTACGAGAGCTGACGCCCCGTGATCTGGAGTTCCTTGAACTGGTGGCGCAGAACGTCGGCACGTCCATCGAGGCCGCACGCTATCGCCAGCGCTTGCAGGAAGTGCTCGCCGAAACCCAGCAGCTCAACGAAGAGCTTCAAGTGCAGCAGGAAGAACTGCGCACTGCCAACGAAGAGCTGGAAGAGCAGTCACGGATTCTCAAGGAATCCCAGGCCCACCTGGAAACCCAGCAGGCCGAGCTTGAGCAAACCAACGAGCAGTTGTCCGAGCAGGGCAAGGCATTGGCTGACCAGCGTGACGCGCTGGACCGCAATAACGAAGAACTGCACATTGCCCAGATCGAGCTCGAAGCCCGCGCCGACGAGCTGCAACGCTCCAGCAAATACAAATCCGAATTCCTCGCCAACATGTCCCACGAGCTGCGCACGCCGCTGAACAGTTCGTTGATTCTGGCCAAGCTGCTGTCGGAAAACCCCCAGGACAACCTCACCGCTGAACAGGTCAAGTTCGCCGAGTCGATCTACTCGGCCGGCAATGACCTGCTCAACCTGATCAACGACATTCTGGACATCTCCAAAGTCGAAGCCGGCAAGCTGGACATGCGCCCGGAAAACAGCAGCGTCAGCCGATTGGTCGAAGGCCTGCGCATGACCTTCGAACCGCTGGCGGGCGAGAAGAAGCTGGCGTTCTCGGTGGAGATTCAATCCGGCACGCCGGTGTCGCTGTACACCGATCGCCAGCGGCTTGAGCAGATCCTCAAGAACCTGCTGTCCAACGCCGTCAAGTTCACCGAAAGCGGCGCCGTCAGCCTGACGGTTTCCCGTCAGCCCGGCGAAGGCGTGGCCTTCACCGTTCGCGACTCCGGGATCGGCATCGCCGATGAGCAGCAGGAAAGCATTTTTGAAGCGTTCCGTCAGGCCGACGGCACCACCAATCGCCGCTACGGCGGCACCGGCCTGGGTCTGTCGATTTCCCGCGATCTGGCGCGCCTGCTCGGCGGCTCGATCAGCGTCACCAGCGCACCGGGGCAGGGCAGTATTTTCACCCTGGTGGTGCCGGAAGAGTACGTCGAGCAGGAGCCTTCGCAATACGCCGATGCGCCGGTGGTTGCCGTGCAGCCTACCCCCGTTGCGGCCCGCATCGCGCCACCGGCGCCAGTCGCCGCCAAAGCTGCACCGCCCGCGGCGCCGATTCCGCGTTTTGCCGATGACCGTGAGAAAGCGCCGTTCAGTAAACGCTGCATTCTGGTGATCGAAGACGAAGTGCGTTTTGCCCAGATCCTCTATGACCTGGCCCATGAGCTGGGTTACAACTGCCTGGTGGCCCACGCCGCCGACGAAGGCTTTGATCTGGCGTCCTCTTTCGTGCCGGACGCCGTCCTGCTGGACATGCGCCTGCCGGACCATTCCGGTCTGACCGTGCTGCAACGTCTGAAAGAACTGCCGAGCACCCGACACATCCCGGTGCACGTGATTTCCGTCGAAGACCGTCAGGAAGCCGCGCTGCAAATGGGCGCCATCGGCTACGCCGTCAAGCCGACCACTCGCGAGGAGCTCAAGGACGTCTTCGCCCGCCTCGAAGCCAAGCTCACACAGAAGGTCAAACGCATCCTGCTGGTGGAAGACGATGCTTTGCAGCGTGACAGCATCGCGCGCCTGATCGGTGACGACGACATCGAGATCACGGCGGTCGGCTTCGCTCAGGATGCCCTTGATCTGCTGCGCGACAACGCCTACGACTGCATGATCATCGACCTCAAACTGCCGGACATGCTCGGCAACGAGTTGCTCAAGCGCATGTCCACCGACGAGATCTGCGCGTTCCCGCCGGTCATCGTCTACACCGGGCGCAACCTGACCCGGGACGAAGAAGCCGAGCTGCTGAAGTACTCGCGCACCATCATCATCAAGGGTGCGCGCTCGCCGGAACGCTTGCTCGATGAGGTGACGCTGTTCCTGCACAAGGTCGAGTCGCAGCTGTCCAACGAGCGCCAGAAGATGCTCAAGACCGCGCGCAGCCGCGACCGCGTGTTCGAAGGGCGCAAGATCCTGGTGGTCGATGACGACGTGCGCAACATCTTCGCCTTGACCAGTGCGCTGGAGCACAAAGGCGCGATCGTCGAGGTAGGGCGCAATGGCCTGGAAGCGATCGAGAAGCTCAATACTGTCGATGACATCGACCTGGTGCTGATGGACGTGATGATGCCGGAAATGGACGGCTACGAAGCCACCATCGAGATTCGCAAGAACCCCCGCTGGCGCAAGCTGCCGATCATTGCGGTGACGGCCAAAGCGATGAAGGATGATCAGGATCGCTGCCTGCAGGCCGGTTCCAACGACTACCTGGCCAAACCGATCGACCTGGACCGGCTGTTCTCGCTGATTCGCGTGTGGCTGCCGAAGATGGAACGTATCTGA